In Pristiophorus japonicus isolate sPriJap1 chromosome 3, sPriJap1.hap1, whole genome shotgun sequence, the sequence ctcacctccgacccctccctatctctggctacctacgctgatttcttaaaaggtttttctgagcctacaaaagtggccacatatactggcctaagttagtttggagtaacttttagctggccaaacttgcttctatggccaaaacaggcgtaagtggctggtcacgcccccttttggagaaaaaaaacgaaacttaaaaaaaaatctatctaactaactgacttacactggagcaagttaaatggggaaatttgcgatttttaagttactccagaaaaagctacttgctccaaaaaaaggggggcaattcctggggaaatttgagcccattattCACCTTCATAGGTTGCTTTTATTTTCATATACAAGTTTGAGATTGCTTTCCTTTATCTGACCTATTTTGTGGTATCCAATCTAATAGTTCTGCTGAGACTGTACTTTAATGGTGAGCTTCCTGAGAAATTAGCTTGTATGTCTGAGCTGTGGACTGATTGTTCTGCAGATTATTGAAGCAATGTAATATTTTGAGTTGAATGTGATCTCATTACTGTGCAAGGTACTGAATACAATTCTAATTGTGCAGTTGCTTATAAAGTGCAGTTAAATCTGAGTGGAGTAGTCATAGAATGCATGTTACTAGATTACTTGCATTGTTTTTAAAATATATTGTTTTGTAACTGATACTCAGCACAATAATTAAATGTGCCTTGTGGAGATAATGGGGCCAGTTTTCACTTGGGAAAATTAGTGTTAACGGGGCGGTAAGGGTCTGAAAATAGGGTTGGTAGCCTTACTACCCTGTTAACACCGATGATTGATGTAACTTCTAGAGGCCTACTGCCTTGCAGCGGATAGCTGGCCTGAAACCAGTGGTAAGCCTCTTTTCTATACAAATAGAGGTCCTTATGACGTAGGAAGTATTCTCGTAGCAATTTTAAGGGACACATAGGTGGATCTTGCAGCACGAAAGCTCTGCCCATGTGTACTGGAGTTCCGATCAGAAAACGGCCAGAAACatattttttaaattgattttaaaAGGAGAAGTAGCAACGTCGGCCGTGCCCTATCTAGGCGAAGCatgttctctcccccaccccccttcccgagCACCTACCTGTGGACCTCTGCCGGCATCCCAACTGGCCAATATTCCTGAGGCCGACAAGAGTAGCAAACCGCATCAGGATTCCTCGTCTCGCCTGACAAATTTAAATGAGACCGGGGCCTCAAAGTTGCAGGGACCTCTTCATCGCTGCAGGCCGGACAAAAGTCCAGATCAACCCTGTTCTCTCTAACTTTGCAGTAGCACCTATTTTATTTTTTTAGTCTGTTACTATTAACTAACTTAATTTCCTCCCATTTACTTGACCAGATCAGTCTTGGAATGATGAACCTAAATGGGTTTTTTTATgcacttttaaaaataaaacacACAATCATCAGCTGTTTTGTTCGTTTTGTAGTAATATGGGAATGGATGCATTTTCTacggagccggagccggagccggaACCAGTGAACCCTCATCCACGTGACTTTGCAGGGTAAAGAAGCAAGTTTATTTCATATACTTTTGAAACAGTTAAATATAAATATGACACATTTTAGTTGCAGCATTTGTTGCTACATTCTGACATTTATATTTGATCTAATTGCTGTATTATTTGATAGAACATTAAGTCCTAATATTCATATACTTGTATGGTCTTTCCTGTACCTTTCTCAACTTTTTTTGTTTTTCCTTGATAATATGAATAATGTAATAGAACAAAACTATTGGAGTTTTGATGTGCATTTTTTTATTTCAGGTTTGGTTCAAGATTTGAACTCCCTTATGAATATGTACCTCTTCCTGCAAACAACTTTGACCATTCCTCTTATTATGCATGGAATGACAGGTAATTGGTGTGGTCCAGCAGTCATTTTGTTAGTTGTCAAAAGTATGAGTTTTTTGAAGATAGAGATTAATCTGCTTTTTTATGAAATAATAGTTTTTCAAAACTGAGTCTAACTGGATAACTTGTAACCAATGAGATGTCTTGAATTtcacatcagcctcatcagtggaaATCAAATGTATATTTCACAAAGGCATTTAGAATGTTTAATATATTCCTGTTTAAACAAACACATACCTTGTATAAGCAGAAAAATTGTTATAACTCAGCATTTTTGAAAATACAGAAAATATTTTCACGTTTAGCTATCTAGGTagaacaaagggctggattttcggttgaagTCAATTCGGGGCATTAATCATGGGGTGGTAATTATAGCCCCTgagaaaagtttgcgcctcagtcagcaaaattcttcagctgggccctgagtgtggggcggagcgctacacACCTCCTTTAGGGTGCAAGgctagctgagcaactgaaaatccattgctacaGAGCCAGCCTCATAGCGCCCTAACAGAGGCTtctgtggcaaaaaaaaaatctcaaCTTAAAAACACAGCAAACATTCacaataccttaaacaccccacaataagctaaatcgcaaaaataaaactaaacaaaacaatcaaacttgcctcattcaccaattccatcactcaccGCCGCTGGGACAGCTCCAATCACCTTGTTTTTCATGCAGTCCCACCACGGCATGCTACAGGGCGCTATAGGGTCAGTGCACAACAAATTTCAACACTCAGTCGAAACAGGTGGCATTGCACGCCAGCGCAAcattcccgggcggtactgctctgcgccCTCGCATAACTGGCAACAAATTTGTCGGCTGCAAGCTGGCCACTCAACCTGAAAGCATTTCCTCCACCATGACCAACCCTCCGGGGtgcaaacagaggcggcaacataacgaaaatccagcccaaagtgcctTAATTGACATTATTTTCTCCATTCCATGCTACTGTGAATAAGCCCAAATCAAATTGCCCAATAATGATTGAAATATCAATTAGACCACTGGCAAGTTCAGGGGAATTCTAGTCTCCCTCGGCTGATTTTATTTTATTCTTATCTCCCAAATTGACAATGGAAAACCCATTAGTATTATCCCAACAAAGCTACATAAATATCCCAAATAGCTTTACTACTGCTATTGACTGCTAAATTTAGTCGAGCTCCGCATTTATGCTTCCCAACACCAACTGTTAACTTTCCATCAGCACTATAGACTACAAGGCCGTTGCTGTACTGTGTGACTGTCTGCCCAATATCAAGTTCTGTTAAGTCAGAAATGTTCTGCAGCACAACATTGAGAAAACCAAAGCCTTCCTTTTTGGTCagcacccatagaaacatagaaatcaacagcacagaaggaggccatttcggcccgttgTGTCCACGCCGGTCGACGAAGAGCCACGCgcctcttggtcagcagccctgaaggttacatatcatcacatcacaggcggtccctcgaacaaggatgacttgcttccacaagagtttgcAGATATTTcgacgaaggacccgatgttccagtcctgaactccaattgagggtgtggaagctgcctgtgcgtggatttttttaacgtgtggtgaccgttgcacatcagtgaCCAACGGGCTTGACAGGCTTttatcagtggcaaggattagccaggacgactggagaccagctctgctgcacgggcctagtgcacacacatatcgcagtgtgggctggcctgtgctgcccctgggccctcagctcttctgggcccccatACCGTCATTCGCCGCATCTctgccacaatgttccagggcccggcactccagctccaTTTACAGCCTCGACCTGCAGTggtggtctctcacaggtcggggcagcccacaatgttccagggcccggtgattaattagagaaggagagggggttacatacaaacctatgaacaatggcggaaaggtaaagagcatccggcccaaccagtccgccccacacaactgcgacatcctttgcaccgcaacattctacactctaccccaaccagagccatgtgatctcctgggagatgcaaaaaaaacagatttaaaaacccaggccaattggggaaataaaatctggaaaaattcctctccgacccatccaggtgattgaaactagtccaggagatcaacctggctgtattcgattccctgtagtacttgccatcgtatctgcgccagccaagattatccagtctaatcccatttaccaatctaggtccataaccctgcaggttacggcgcttcaagtgcccatccaagcaccttttaaatgtggtgagggtttctgcatccaccacacttccaggcagtgagttccagacccccacaaccctctgcgtgaagaagcttcccctcaaatctcctctgaaccttccaccaaccactttaaaactatgccccctcataataggcccctccaccaaaggaaataggcccttattatccactatatcaaggcccctcaaaatgttatacacctccagtgaggtctcctctcagcctcttctattccaatgagaacaaacccagcctatccaatctgtcctcatagctaagattctccatttactAAGCATcccaataaatctcctctgcaccctctctagtgcaatcacgcccttcctataatacggtgaccagaactgcatggagtattccagctatggcctaaccagagtattataccatttaagcataatctccctgctcttatattctatgccttggccaaaaaGGACAAGTATTCTGTTGccgccttaatcaccttatccacctgaactattttcagggatctgtggccaagcactcccaaggtccctttgttcatctacacttcaaagtgacctaccatttaatatgtataccctttccttattagccttcccaaagtgcattgcctcacacttctctgaattaaattccatttgccactgttctgtccacctgaccagtagattgatatcctcctgcagtcaatgactttcctctttattatccccacacagccaattttagagtcAGCTGCAAATATAtttatcatactccctatattcaaatctagatcattgatgtataccacaaaaagcaaggaacccagtactgagccctgcggaaccccactggaaacatccttccagtcacaaaaacatccatcaaccattaccctttgcttcctacctctaagccaattttggatccaacttgccactttgccctggatcccatgggctttaaccttcgtgatcagtctaccatgtgggaccttatcaaaagctttgccaaagtccatatacactacatcatatgcactaccctcatcgaccctcgtggttacctcctcaaaaaattcaatcaagttagtcatacacaatcttccttaacaaatccatgctctaatagaccctaccctttcttaagttatcctcttgctcttaatatatttatggaacatcctTGGCTATTTGTGGCTCTGTGTCCCACTCACAAGCTGCTTGCTCTTACGCATTTGTGTGTAATCTCACCGATGTGTTCAAACCGGAGTTGAGATTTATAGAAAGATAGACATTTCAGTACCATCCTTAATTAGCCCACACATTTCTGTGTGTCACCCATTAACCCTTTTTTAATTTCCTTTTATAATGTTTCTATCAGTTAGTGGTCCCTATATATTTTACTGATGTTCCTGAAGTCCTCCTTTCTAAAACAAAGGCAAAATGcttaagtaaaaacagaaaatgaaagTACACAGCAAGTCATCCAAATGTAAACCTGCCTCATCTCTGATCTGAACATTGACTGTAGTAACTTCAGACCTTAGCTGTATACTTCATTTCTTTACAGCGAGGGTTCTTGTGATGTGGGGTGGGTCTGTCTGTGTCGAGGTAATAAGGAGCTGAATTGATGTTCGGGATGTGAACCCTTTGTTGGTGCTGACAGAGCCTTGCCTGTGTTGGCCTCATTATATTTTTTCTCTTGGGACTGGCAAACCCACTTTCGGTGGGCCAAAATCATCATGGCCTACTTGCAGCCTGGCTCCCTGCCAGGTCCTTGTGCTCAGAATAGTTGGCATCTACTGCAGACCTCTTCTGCAGCAACAAATATTGGCTGCCATGATCAAGGCTTGCTGGCAGTTTTTGGAGAGCATTGATTGCACTTTATGCTTTTTTGCTTGTAAGAAAAGAACTGATGACATCTAGGATATTCTCTAGTTATTACCCTCCTGATTCTACAGGTTAATGATTTGGGCTTAGTCTTGGAAGTATTTGGAGGATATTTCCCTATGAAGACCTTACAAGTTGGGTAATGTTTATTTCTTCTAAGTATGCTTGATGCACATATTTGTTTGTCTCCAAGCTGCCATTAGATGGCAGGGTGGAATGTCCAAAGCATAACATCTTCATTTATTTCAAGAACTTCAAGACTATAGAAAATGTTTTAGTTGTAAAACTGTTGATAACATTGCATTACAATTGGAATGCTAAAAACAGACCAAGTAGCTAACAAAACAAGGATTTAAAAATAACTATATTAGTCATTTTTAACCTTGGGTTATATTTTAAATATAACCCAAGTTTAaacgggtagagtttccgctttgggcgcaattGCTGATCCCGGCGCAAATTGTGCCTGTTTTGAAAAGTgtttcacaccccccccccaaatttcCGCTCACTGACTTGCATATCGGCAAATGGAATCTCTGCAATGAATCAGTGCAATTAGGCAGTGTTTTAAAACTTAATTTTTTAATGCTTTAAAAATATTTCCTTCATATATTTAAAAATGGTAACTTGGTGAAGTTTGATTAAaacagctgaaaataggtttacACAAAAAAtaaatattctctagagtttagaagaatgagatgtgatttcattaaaacatacaaaattcttacagggcttgacagggtagatgcagggaggatgtttgccatggctggggagtctagaatcaggggtcacagtctcagaataagtcagccatttaggagtgagatgaggagaaatttcttcacttagggtggtgaatctttagatttGTCTACCCAAGAGGGCtatggatgttcagtcattgagtatattcaagacagagatcgatagatttttgaacattaagggaatccagggatatggggataatgcaggaaagtagagttgaggtagatgatcaaccatgatcttattgaatggtggagcatgctcaaggggccaaatggcccactcctgctcctgctcctaattcttatgtaagcaTTTTTTAATCTCTGTGAATCTACCACGTCTGAGTAACTTGATTTTAAATGACCgaaatttgctttaaaaaaaatataaaactattttctagttatattGGGGTTTTTTAGTCCATTAAAACAAAAATCACATTTCAAAGCTTTTAAAACATACCTTttagtgtccttgcacccaaaagaCCAGCTTAATTTTAAAAGCCCCACAAACGAGCACAATCagcagaaactcccaatggtgattaattcaccctgggaatgtggccagttttgtggcagGGCCTGCTTCTAGCatgatgtttttaaaactagcggAAACTATCTTTTCCACAATATTTTGTGCTGATTCTAGCCGAATTATGCCAATAAAACAGTGCAGAAAACCAGGCCAAAATATCAGCAATGTAGATGTTAATGAAATACTAGTGGTAATTTTacctgttttttaaaaaatctgtaGATCTGTCTGATCTGCAAACTGGTATGGAATGTATTACTCAAATAGTGTTTTTTAATAATTATCCTCATTTCATATAGGGAcagaccaccaccacctccaccatCGCTGTCTCATTCGGTTCTTTCTGGCGAATGCAGACGTTTTCCTCTCTTTGATGACTACTCTCCAATGGAGTATGATGGACGTTCCAGGTAAAAGAGTAGTTGGGTGTCACTTGGAATATTTCTTTTCATTTAACAGCTGTAATtgcatttaaaaataaattaatgtTGCCATCCTAATATCTTTATTCAGTTAATTAGATAACAAAATTAATGCCAAGTTTTCAAAATAATAGTGCTATGGTGTTCTAATTCATTTTTTTAACTAGGTCTGGACATTTCAGCGATCATAAAGCCGTGGGTAGTTCAGAAGAAAGTTTGCATGGTGAGCACAGCAGatacacaccttattccacaagaCCACCAATACCGGCTCCAGATCACTTCAGACATGATTTTGAGAGGAACACTTTTCTAGATTCAAGCAGAAGAGGACTAGAACCACAAAACTTTGTTAAACCTTTTACACGAGATTACAATCATGGCCAGCCAACATGGTATGATTCCCACTTGGGTGAAACCGGCAGTGGCAGTTTTGATGAATTTAACCCATTCACACACAGTGTGGATAAGAACAATTATGACTTCCCATTTAAAGTGGAAATGCCTACAACAACTGGCTGGCAAAAGGTTCACTACTATGAGTGGGACTAAATTGCTGCAACTTTAACATGTTTATAATGTATTGCCTTTTCTTTGTGGGGACTGTCATTTTTCATTATAGTTCTAGACTTTTCATCATTGTTCTTTTTGCAAAAATGAATATTAAATACTAAAGGACTACAAACTCTTAAAATTAGTTTTACTTTTTTAAGCTGGATACAAAAGTCCATATCCAAAGTGAAAAAATTTTTTTGTTTATATTTTCATTTTAGGGGGAAAAAATCTCTCAAACAAGATGgcagaaaacaaaaaaaaattgcagctGTTTGCTTAAATTTGTCTCCAAAGCAATTATCCAGATCAACCCTTAGTCATAGATATTTTTATTCACACGAGAACCGCGATTTCTACACACGCGGCGGGATCGATGCAGCCAGGGTTGGTGGCGTCTGGAAAGCCCGCTCCTGATCGAGTTCACTCTCTCTCCCAAATCTTccaatgattgggcttgttaagcccaccctgcgagcttcccagccaattaagaggaagccggttTGATGACCCGTCATCAGCCGGTttgcttaaagggaccatgcccacaatggttttgacagttttctgtcactgttctgcagcattgaggtgctccaaacactgagaagcactgcacagaagtgcacggctgcacctaggctctcccatgactccctccagatgcttatggagggagtcgcagCATACGGAgagggtcctcttcccttcccatgggcagaagagacctccccaggacctccccaacgcagcctggttgcacattgcacagaagggcacaagctgggacatcatcaggaggaccaggctgcagtggcacaaacctttcaatgatcttagtagatcacaaaatgttattgcaaagccacactcaacctcatcctgctgtgccactcatcacatccccatcactctgccttccttaccctactcctgcaaatccttactcacaccaacttaccttgccccTTCACCCATCCCTGTACATTTTccattccccatttcactagccacccctctcacactccctcatctttgtccaatcataccaactaacaacacacaaagatagacacttgggtcctttagccaatattcatgtatagctaatgtgttgtcaaacattgaaatctttattttcagcactttgctttcttggtcagatttgtgggcaccttttggaagtggtttagtgagttgtagtgaatggagagacataagggtatccccacaatggtgatgagtgtgaaaagaatgggttgagcattgcagggatgctttatggggtggtaccaacctggtgcatcatgtggcagtcagggtgcacagcatgaagtgaagtaaatgtggccatgaagaggccatcactggcctcccgggcagcaatgtggtggggtgctgatgccctttgtcctgtgcagcatcaggtgattgcagagaaggttgctgTTGGTGATGATTGTGTGTTCAGTGATAATGTTGTGGCATTTCGTGgtaggattctaaggaccaaggtgagatttttttcaagggcaccgatgctgctggaatagatggcaggtgagattgagatgacagaagcgctctgtcaatggtgagaggttgctccaaggaggtgacagtgaatagagtgtTCAcctcaaacacttccaacctgcatacatcTCAAAAGTCTCTCCCAAAACATGAAGGCTTCAGCTttttgacattggaaagtgaacagctgtgaaatggtagcgcttataccacttctgcagctgtcaactagccatagTGATGGAGAGTCGCTGAGAACTTGACTCCATTTACCTGGTGTGAAACCCGAGGCACGGCAAacccatcaaaaggttggtaaaagtaCCTGCTTTAAACCAACTTAActaccatttaagtaccttttTTTAATTAGTAAATTACCTGTCCAgccacttgctgtcgggtctgtgGTCCGAACGCAGATATGACAGTTCAGAAACTCCCACGGAGGTAGGTTTAGAGCGggatcctgacccactgtcaatcagcaacattttgacagtgggcccgtctccaaacccgcactcgcagcgcTGGGAAGATTCCAGCTGAGAGTTTTGAGCACAGCTTGGTGAGGACGAGGTGGCTGAATCTGCTAAATGGTAACGGGGAAAGCCCAATGAAGAAGTATAAAAATGTTTTGAAAGGCAATTTGGGTGCCTTTCTATGGAACAGAAATTATTGAACTGTATAGTAAGCAGGTGGTTAGGTGAGTTTAATCTATCAAAAAGGCAGGCTTGTTGGACCAAACAGCCTTTTCAGTTCTTAAAAATGTCTACATTCAGCTAACAACGTGAGTTCAACTCAACAAGATGTTTGATGTTTAGCATGGGAAAATATGTCCAAAAAATTAAAGacaactatttcttttaaatggcatGTTAAGTTTATTTTATATATCATGAaccaaagatgctacataaatccaCACTGATAATACATTGTTGGGGTATGCATGAATGTATACTGCAACAGCAAACTCTGCATTGGTGATTTCTATATTATGAATACCAGTACTGTAGACTTTTTCAAATATTGTTTGCAACTTTGAATAGCGCAtttgaataggaaatcctgaaacctgtggaagaggtaaaaaaaaatgataaattGCCACAATAGATGCTTGAATTGTGTTTCACAAATCAAAACATTTACTCCAATTGCAGAAAATTGAGTTGGCAGAAAACAATATGCCATATATGGTGCTGacatatatatcccacactctttgTAACTATCAgctgtaattttgcacaccatGATAACTTGCTGAGACCCAGTAGTATTTTTTTCTAAATTTTCTTTGAGAAAATAATCCACACCAATATTTTGTCAAGTTAATAATATACAGTCTTGTCACACAACATAGTACTTGCAGAAAACTACATTAGCACATTGGGAACATGAGTAAAAAAGCATAGGTTACAACATGGAAATAGGCCATTTGATCCAGCTAATCAATGTTGGTCTTTACGCTCTGTGAGCATATAGTTGTATTttcatttacccaccctgttctcCTATCCCTTCAACCCCTTTTCTTTCATCTGTTCAATCTAATTTTGAATGTTGACCTAGTTGTTGTAActactaaccctggaagtgaattccacagcctcacaaagtTCTGTGAAGATGTTTCTCATGCCCTCAGTTCTAAAATCTATTACAAGTACAGCGTTGAAAATCCGTACtgctccggaatccggacaccgggacaatccgtggcagggtcgtccggaatccagaaaatgttccggaatccgaaccCGCCGCCGCCACTGCACTCCCCCCTCTCGGGCCGCCACCGACCTCTCCGCCCGCCTCTGGCCACTGCTCAGCCTCTCAAACCGCCCCCCtacctacctaccttggcccaggtgTTTCTGGACTCGGGACATCAGAAAGACATTCCGaagtccagaaatacccgaacctgggctcgggcattTCCAGGTTTAGGACgccagaaagacgttccgaagtccggaaatatgCAGAATCCAGAATGACCTCGGTCCCGAGGCTTCTGAATTTTCGACGCTGTTCCTGTACATTTAATTTTGTATCTATGTCCATTGTTCTTGACTCAATACTGGAAACATGCTGCTTCTATCCCattttttcataattttaaacacttctattataTCGCCCCATAGCCTGCATTCTAATGAAAAAAGActttttgtatttcctcatactagCCAGCATCCTAGTGAAACCTTCTCTAAAGCttcaatatccttcctatagtgtggaacCCAATACTGCACAGAGTACTCTAACTGAGGTCTTAAGGTTTTATATAGATTTATCATGatctcttggcttttatattctaggGCAGAGAAATTGGCTAACCCACACCCGTTCGTTGTTATGCAGGCAGCACATTAAATTGGTGCTACCTGCTCTTTTAAATGATTTGCTGTGTGCAACCAGCATTCc encodes:
- the LOC139260326 gene encoding RNA/RNP complex-1-interacting phosphatase-like isoform X1; protein product: MVKKKRAIPVVWKGVVPVGRRIPRTRFIAFKVPLKGAVSQRLTIGQKFTPKDLIAQIKEQNEELGLIIDLTYTTRYYSQKDLPRNVQYQKLYTIGLEVPDEATILQFKRLTRKFLWENAVNDKIIGVHCTSGVNRTGYLVCRYLIDVEGMEPEAAIDLFNSARGHKMNGIVYLRDLRTGPKRSNMGMDAFSTEPEPEPEPVNPHPRDFAGFGSRFELPYEYVPLPANNFDHSSYYAWNDRDRPPPPPPSLSHSVLSGECRRFPLFDDYSPMEYDGRSRSGHFSDHKAVGSSEESLHGEHSRYTPYSTRPPIPAPDHFRHDFERNTFLDSSRRGLEPQNFVKPFTRDYNHGQPTWYDSHLGETGSGSFDEFNPFTHSVDKNNYDFPFKVEMPTTTGWQKVHYYEWD